From Triticum aestivum cultivar Chinese Spring chromosome 4A, IWGSC CS RefSeq v2.1, whole genome shotgun sequence, a single genomic window includes:
- the LOC123084541 gene encoding alkane hydroxylase MAH1-like, whose product MDQDGGFFRNMVPASCWKLMKRLKIGPERKLAAAQSELCRFVAEMMEKRGDGSVHMDEQQENRNVEIVSSYINDPEYIDDHGKPSGFMYATLINYMFAGRDTVGTTLTWLFYNLIKHPHIMSSIRRELSPIAMHKANNSTTMVTFEPEETEPLVYVHAALFKSMRLYPPGPIERKTVMTDDVLPSGHKVRRGETILISLYSMGRMEGVWGKDCTEYRLERWVKEDGKLLYVSSYKFLAFNAGPRSCLGKHISVVQMKSIIAAIVWNFDFEMVGGYVVEPKPSVVLKMKNGLCAKILKRRIK is encoded by the exons ATGGACCAAG ATGGAGGCTTCTTCCGGAACATGGTGCCAGCATCTTGCTGGAAGTTGATGAAGCGTCTAAAAATCGGCCCAGAGCGGAAGCTCGCCGCAGCACAATCGGAGTTGTGCAGGTTTGTCGCGGAGATGATGGAGAAAAGGGGAGATGGATCGGTCCACATGGATGAACAGCAAGAGAACCGTAATGTAGAAATTGTTTCTTCCTACATCAATGACCCAGAGTATATTGACGACCATGGAAAACCTAGTGGCTTCATGTACGCCACCCTGATCAATTACATGTTTGCCGGGCGTGACACGGTCGGCACAACCCTCACTTGGCTCTTCTACAACCTCATCAAACACCCGCACATCATGTCGAGCATTAGAAGAGAACTATCTCCCATTGCCATGCACAAAGCAAACAACTCCACCACCATGGTGACCTTTGAGCCAGAGGAGACAGAACCGCTTGTCTACGTGCATGCAGCATTGTTCAAATCCATGAGGCTGTACCCACCGGGCCCCATCGAGCGCAAGACTGTGATGACCGACGACGTACTGCCGAGCGGTCACAAGGTGCGGAGGGGTGAAACCATACTGATTTCACTCTACTCAATGGGCAGGATGGAAGGTGTGTGGGGCAAGGATTGCACGGAGTACCGGCTAGAAAGGTGGGTCAAAGAGGATGGCAAGCTTCTGTACGTGTCGTCCTACAAGTTTCTAGCATTCAACGCCGGGCCGAGATCGTGCTTGGGCAAGCACATCTCGGTAGTGCAGATGAAAAGTATCATTGCCGCCATAGTGTGGAACTTCGATTTTGAGATGGTGGGAGGGTACGTTGTAGAGCCAAAGCCATCAGTTGTGCTCAAGATGAAGAATGGGTTGTGTGCCAAGATCCTCAAACGGCGGATCAAATGA